The proteins below are encoded in one region of Ricinus communis isolate WT05 ecotype wild-type chromosome 6, ASM1957865v1, whole genome shotgun sequence:
- the LOC8285176 gene encoding probable 3-hydroxyisobutyrate dehydrogenase-like 2, mitochondrial, which yields MNTPYPEPTSPTKTRIGWIGIGVMGAAMASRLLSAGYSLTIYSRTPSKALKLQSKGAILASSPLEVAKNSDIVCTMVGHPSDVRSIVLENQGKSILDGLHHGGVIIDFTSSHPALAREIFASAREKGCWAVDSPVSGGDIGARDGKLAIFGGGDEIVINWLLPIFEVLGKVTYMGPPGRGQSCKIANQIVVGANLLGLSEGLVFAEKVGLDVKQWMDSVRGGAAGSMVMELFGERMIGRDFRPGGFAEYMVKDMGMAVDVVEESEDGSVPVLLGAALCKQLFAGMVGNGDGHLGTQGLITVIERLNGKVLPFYRYQLEVDCRDEEKALSLKRM from the exons ATGAATACTCCCTACCCAGAACCCACATCACCCACCAAAACACGTATAGGCTGGATTGGCATAGGCGTAATGGGCGCTGCTATGGCCTCTCGCCTTCTCTCCGCAGGCTACTCTCTCACCATCTACTCCCGTACTCCATCCAAAGCCCTTAAATTGCAGTCCAAAGGCGCAATCCTCGCTTCTTCTCCACTTGAAGTCGCCAAAAATAGTGATATTGTCTGTACTATGGTTGGACATCCATCAGATGTTCGATCAATTGTCTTAGAGAACCAAGGCAAGAGCATTCTTGATGGACTACATCACGGTGGtgttataattgattttaccAGTAGTCATCCTGCTCTTGCACGGGAAATATTTGCATCTGCACGTGAAAAAGGTTGTTGGGCTGTTGATTCTCCAGTTTCCGGTGGTGATATTGGTGCTAGAGATGGTAAGTTAGCTATATTTGGTGGTGGTGATGAGATTGTTATTAATTGGTTATTACCCATTTTTGAGGTTCTAGGTAAAGTTACTTATATGGGTCCACCTGGGCGTGGACAGAGTTGCAAAATAGCTAATCAGATTGTTGTTGGGGCTAATTTATTAGGGTTAAGTGAAGGGTTAGTGTTCGCGGAGAAAGTAGGGTTGGATGTGAAGCAATGGATGGATTCAGTGAGGGGAGGTGCAGCAGGATCAATGGTGATGGAGTTATTTGGGGAGAGAATGATAGGGAGAGACTTTAGGCCAGGTGGATTTGCTGAATACATGGTGAAGGATATGGGTATGGCTGTGGATGTTGTGGAAGAGAGTGAGGATGGGAGTGTGCCAGTTTTGCTTGGGGCTGCTTTGTGTAAGCAGTTGTTTGCTGGGATGGTGGGGAATGGTGATGGGCATCTTGGTACACAAGGTCTTATAACTGTCATAGAAAGGCTCAATGGGAA GGTCTTACCTTTTTACCGCTATCAATTAGAAGTGGATTGCAGAGACGAAGAAAAAGCTCTTTCTTTGAAGAGAATGTGA
- the LOC8285175 gene encoding LOW QUALITY PROTEIN: G-type lectin S-receptor-like serine/threonine-protein kinase At2g19130 (The sequence of the model RefSeq protein was modified relative to this genomic sequence to represent the inferred CDS: inserted 1 base in 1 codon), producing the protein MEISTTGTIQHANLVRLRGFCSEGTKKLLVYDYMPNGSLDSFLFQGNKLIVLDWKTRYNIALGTAKGLAYLHEKCKDCIIHCDIKPENILLDGEFCPKVTDFGLAKLFTRDFSRALTTMRGTIGYLAPEWISGEAITAKADVYSYGMMLFELVSGRRNTEKSYDTRTEYFPLRVANLINKDGDVLSRLDPRLVGNSIVEELTRVCKVACWCIQXEIQRPSMSRVVYFLEGVLDMDLPPIPRLLQDLSWNSGVVSS; encoded by the exons ATGGAAATCAGCACAACCGGAACAATTCAACATGCCAATCTTGTACGCCTACGGGGGTTCTGCTCAGAAGGCACTAAAAAGCTGTTGGTCTATGATTACATGCCAAATGGTTCTCTCGACTCCTTTCTTTTCCAGGGAAATAAATTGATCGTTTTAGACTGGAAAACAAGATACAACATAGCATTGGGAACAGCTAAAG GCTTGGCTTATCTCCATGAGAAATGCAAGGACTGCATTATCCACTGCGACATAAAGCCAGAAAACATCCTGTTAGATGGTGAATTCTGTCCAAAAGTGACAGATTTTGGCCTGGCGAAGCTTTTTACACGGGATTTTAGTAGGGCCTTAACTACAATGAGAGGGACAATAGGTTACCTTGCACCAGAGTGGATTTCAGGGGAAGCCATAACAGCCAAGGCCGACGTTTATAGTTACGGGATGATGCTTTTTGAATTAGTGTCAGGAAGAAGAAATACTGAGAAATCTTATGATACAAGAACGGAATACTTCCCACTTCGAGTggctaatttaataaacaaaGATGGTGATGTTCTTAGTCGTTTAGACCCTAgattggtgggaaacagtATTGTAGAAGAGCTGACAAGGGTCTGTAAAGTTGCTTGTTGGTGCATTC ACGAAATTCAAAGGCCATCAATGAGTCGGgttgtttattttcttgaggGGGTTTTGGACATGGACTTGCCACCCATTCCAAGATTGCTCCAAGATCTTTCCTGGAACTCTGGAGTGGTTAGTTCCTGA